The Aedes aegypti strain LVP_AGWG chromosome 3, AaegL5.0 Primary Assembly, whole genome shotgun sequence genome contains a region encoding:
- the LOC5564640 gene encoding LOW QUALITY PROTEIN: SWI/SNF complex subunit SMARCC2 (The sequence of the model RefSeq protein was modified relative to this genomic sequence to represent the inferred CDS: inserted 5 bases in 4 codons; deleted 2 bases in 2 codons), producing MVSLGPKKDGSPNAEFFTAPESLQGFETVRQWLQKNFKKYLAPDPPTKESLAQLIIQFVQYQETKLGKNAQDPPTTRLPMRCFMDFKPGGALCHILATMYRYKAEQRWRKFDFTVNKNPMRKDPIIQMLLDMETALIEAECMRLPIVYVRPEVDKGTANRITDIVTNHQGEMTLDEEEATHIIYPAVDPLPEDYARPTFRRDKHVMIHWYYFPESYDTWVPNTFDLPDNVPDSPMSPGDRWRVSLSWVTDLDEYNEWMAEEDYEVDEDGRKKVHKLRLGVEDLMSGVDDKIKKSKVVHQKRKRSPSPPLKGGKRKSGRSPAVFQKKPRADDEESEDMTKDMDDPQPETNLTEVKASSSNSTSGPATPQPKRDPEMMPIKYATMTDLDEEIDRANADRAGDDSQAGKTSDNSNTQEFPHGKDDLEDNVTEQTHHIIVPSYSAWFDYNSIHVVEKRALPXFFNGKNKSKTPEIFLAYRNFMIDTYRLNPTEYLTSTACRRNLAGDVCAIMRVHAFLEQWGLINYQIDADSRPTPMGPPPTSHFHVLSDTPSGLQPLNPPKTAQPSAAKNLLDWTRKPTXKDDPATPGTPAAAATPADGIKTEAGAVAADPNGQFGLRLDQYAKKPSAMRNKTAASMSRDWTEQETLLLLEGLEMYKDDWNKVCEHVGSRTQDECILHFXRLPIEDPYLEDDNTYLGPLSYQPXPFSKAGNPIMSTVAFLASVVDPRIAASAAKAAMEEFAAIKDEVPATMMDPHLKNVEKSSFGGKFDPYAGLATSGIAGTGPDKDKDEEEGKLPGSVGTPGVPATPGSTDVEMKDVSKKDDGEFGLRKRSAETDGGTDADKNKESSSELTKENGDPKVFNEGNLQSAAAAALAAAAVKAKHLAAVEERKIKSLVALLVETQMKKLEIKLRHFEELETTMEREREGLEYQRQQLIQERQQFHLEQLKAAEFRARQQAHQRFQLEQGQWQQPAGGASQQQLPQGATQGPPGPGQAPGTNSQQQPPVPSTGGHPGAPAPPSSASTPSSNGIISAPPTTMPTDGSTPNNVMPPTAPGQPPSSQHTSVPPQQPPNNATPPGPSRKWCTNAWRSAWWSPSATTSSSASAATTPSPTTGSSATYTRATSTGSGRTRRRSNARTPSGTPRAAAYQRAYPSTS from the exons ATGCGATGTTTCATGGACTTCAAACCGGGCGGAGCGCTCTGCCACATTCTGGCCACAATGTACCGCTATAAAGCCGAACAGCGCTGGCGAAAGTTCGACTTCACGGTGAACAAG AACCCGATGCGTAAGGACCCCATTATTCAAATGCTGCTGGACATGGAAACGGCCCTCATCGAGGCCGAATGCATGCGTCTGCCGATTGTGTACGTGCGCCCGGAGGTGGACAAGGGCACGGCCAACCGGATAACGGACATTGTCACGAACCATCAGGGCGAGATGACGCTGGACGAGGAGGAAGCGACGCACATAATCTATCCGGCGGTGGATCCTCTGCCGGAGGATTACGCTCGGCCAACATTCCGGCGCGATAAGCACGTGATGATCCATTGGTATTACTTCCCGGAGTCGTACGACACCTGGGTGCCCAACACGTTTGATTTACCG GATAATGTCCCTGATTCTCCTATGTCCCCGGGAGATCGTTGGCGGGTGTCTCTTTCCTGGGTTACAGATCTGGACGAATACAACGAATGGATGGCAGAAGAGGACTACGAAGTAGATGAAGATGGACGCAAGAAGGTGCATAAATTGCGCCTTGGAGTAGAAGATCTGATGTCCGGAGTGGACGATAAAATTAAGAAATCGAAAGTTGTGCACCAGAAGCGCAAACGGTCCCCTTCGCCTCCACTCAAGGGAGGAAAGCGGAAAAGTGGCCGATCACCGGCCGTTTTCCAGAAAAAGCCCCGTGCAGATGATGAAGAATCGGAAGACATGACGAAGGATATGGACGATCCGCAACCGGAAACGAATCTTACCGAAGTGAAAGCCAGTTCAAGCAATTCTACTTCAGGTCCGGCCACTCCGCAACCAAAGCGTGATCCTGAAATGATGCCCATTAAATATGCTACCATGACCGATCTGGATGAGGAAATCGACAGGGCCAATGCAGATCGTGCTGGAGACGACAGCCAGGCCGGCAAGACCAGCGATAACAGTAACACCCAAGAATTTCCGCACGGAAAAGACGATCTCGAGGACAATGTTACTGAACAAACGCATCACATCATTGTACCGTCGTATTCGGCATGGTTCGATTACAATTCCATCCATGTAGTTGAGAAACGAGCCCTTC AGTTCTTCAATGGAAAGAATAAATCGAAAACTCCGGAAATCTTTTTGGCTTACCGCAATTTCATGATCGACACTTACAGGCTGAATCCAACTGAATATCTTACCAGCACCGCCTGTCGACGGAATTTGGCTGGCGATGTTTGCGCTATAATGCGGGTTCACGCGTTCCTCGAGCAGTGGGGCTTGATCAATTATCAAATCGATGCTGATTCGCGTCCAACTCCCATGGGCCCTCCACCCACTTCCCATTTC CATGTTCTGAGCGATACTCCATCAGGTCTGCAACCTCTAAATCCTCCCAAAACAGCGCAGCCATCGGCTGCAAAGAATCTCCTTGATTGGACAAGAAAACCGAC AAAGGATGATCCTGCCACTCCAGGAACACCGGCCGCTGCTGCAACGCCAGCGGACGGAATCAAAACCGAGGCTGGAGCAGTCGCTGCCGATCCAAACGGTCAATTTGGGCTTCGTTTGGATCAGTACGCCAAGAAACCGTCTGCAATGCGGAACAAGACCGCCGCAAGCATGTCTCGAGATTGGACCGAACAGGAGACACTCCTACTGTTGGAGGGGCTGGAAATGTACAAGGACGATTGGAACAAAGTGTGCGAGCATGTGGGATCACGCACCCAGGATGAGTGCATTCTCCATT TGAGACTGCCCATCGAAGATCCCTACCTGGAGGATGATAATACCTATCTGGGGCCACTGTCCTACCAGC ATCCATTCAGCAAAGCTGGCAATCCAATCATGTCGACTGTTGCCTTCTTGGCTTCGGTGGTTGACCCGAGGATTGCTGCAAGTGCTGCCAAGGCCGCTATGGAGGAGTTTGCTGCAATTAAG GACGAAGTTCCGGCCACGATGATGGAT CCCCATCTGAAGAATGTTGAAAAGTCGAGCTTCGGAGGAAAGTTCGACCCCTACGCTGGATTGGCAACTAGTGGCATTGCTGGAACCGGTCCGGATAAGGACAAGGACGAAGAGGAAGGTAAATTGCCGGGATCTGTTGGCACTCCGGGTGTTCCCGCAACTCCCGGGTCCACCGACGTGGAGATGAAGGACGTCTCCAAGAAGGATGACGGTGAGTTTGGCTTGAG GAAGCGATCAGCAGAAACCGATGGCGGTACAGATGCTGACAAGAACAAGGAATCTTCATCGGAATTGACCAAGGAGAATGGCGATCCGAAGGTATTTAACGAAGGAAATCTTCAATCAGCTGCAGCTGCTGCTTTGGCCGCGGCTGCCGTCAAGGCTAAACATTTGGCCGCCGTtgaggaaagaaaaattaaaagctTAGTCGCATTGCTAGTTGAGACGCAAATGAAGAAACTAGAAATTAAGCTGCGACACTTTGAAGAGCTCGAAACGACAATGGAACGTGAGCGCGAAGGTTTGGAATATCAACGGCAACAGTTGATCCAAGAACGTCAACAGTTCCATTTGGAACAACTCAAGGCGGCCGAATTCCGAGCAAGGCAGCAGGCTCATCAGCGATTCCAACTAGAACAAGGACAATGGCAGCAACCTGCAGGTGGCGCTTCACAGCAGCAACTTCCCCAAGGAGCCACTCAAGGCCCGCCCGGACCAGGCCAGGCCCCTGGAACTA ACTCTCAGCAGCAGCCACCAGTGCCATCTACCGGTGGACATCCTGGAGCTCCAGCCCCGCCGAGCAGCGCCAGCACACCCAGCAGCAACGGAATCATCTCTGCTCCTCCTACTACGATGCCTACAGACGGTTCTACCCCAAATAACGTTATGCCTCCGACGGCGCCTGGTCAACCGCCGTCCTCGCAGCATACGTCGGTTCCACCCCAACAACCTCCAAACAATGCCACCCCACCCGGGCCATCCCGCAAGTGGTGCACCAATGCCTGGAGGTCCGCCTGGTGGTCCCCATCAGCCACCACATCATCCTCCGCCTCAGCAGCAACCACCCCTTCCCCCACAACAGGCTCCTCTGCCACCTACACAAGGGCCACCTCCACCGGTTCAGGCAGGACCAGGAGGCGCTCCAATGCCCGGACCCCCTCAGGGACCCCCCGGGCCGCCGCCTACCAGCGGGCCTATCCCTCCACCTCTTAA